A section of the Humulus lupulus chromosome 2, drHumLupu1.1, whole genome shotgun sequence genome encodes:
- the LOC133819127 gene encoding protein NETWORKED 1A: MGTLLHSESRRLYSWWWDSHISPKNSKWLQENLTDMDAKVKSMIKLIEEDADSFARRAEMYYKKRPELMKLVEEFYRAYRALAERYDHATVELRHAHRTMAEAFPNQLPYALGDESQSGSSAGPESEPHTPEMPHPIRALLDPDDLHKDALGVSSTNLFTLKSTGGNLEDSDLGISKRGLKQLHEMFNAGGAVPENPKVADGRTKKGQSLSVAEESGQNFDSVSQISTGSQKLKNQVLFESERASKAETEVQALKKTLAKVQAEKDTLLFQYQQNVEKLSNMGRELKHAQKDAGLLDERASKAEIEIKILKESLSELEAERDAGLLQFNQCLEKISSLENLLSQAQEEGKGQIERALRAEAECQNLNQELCRLKAEKEAGLVQYKYCLEKISILESKLSLAEENARLLNEQIERAEAEVEALKKAVAGLNAEKEAAALQYKQCQEIIAMMEAEISQAQVNVERLNDEILMGAARLKSAEEQCVQLERSNQTLQSEADDLLQKISRKDQQLTEKNDELNKFQTLMQEEHSRFLQVEATLQALQKLHSESQEDQRALALDLKNGLQMLNDLEMRKHGMEDELQRVKEENRNLSELNLSSNISQKNLQDEIFSLKEMKEKLEQEVARKEDQSDSLQQEIGHLNGELKSLTSRYQVILKQVDSVGLNPETLEISVKDLQEENLKLNEICERDRDEKEVLYEKMKDMGKLSTENALLQGSLSGLNLELEDLREKVMKLQESSNFLQGEKSTLVAEKAALLSQLQVVTENMQRLLERNTLLENSLSGANLELEELRLKSKSLEEMCQMLNNEKSNLLNERSTLVSQLENVEKRLGKLEKRFTKLEEKYSDLEKDKESRVNQVEELRSSLLVEKQEHSSYMQSTEARLADLQYDVHILQEESRLGKKEFEEELDRAVNAQIEIFILQKFIEDLEEKNFCLLIECQKHVEASKFSDKLISELESENLEQQVEAEFLVSEIEKLKLGIKLVLKALQIEPDHGHEKKLDQEHISVRCILDNICNLKSSLSRSEDEELQLLVETSVISTFLQQCRDSGVELESEKQTLEQEVVVIKGQCNMLQNDKQELLDMNAKLRLEVSKREQQEEVLKVELETLHEKMENLEGAYLSLQEQNSTVLEENRSLLKKLLDLKEEKNFLAVESDVILHEAISLNTLSVVLESFTVEKATELKELSENLNSLCKVNCDLKKETRMLRQKLENKEAENEYLSESIVMLGKELHEGRDLNDQLSLQLLTEKDFLEQKTAELSEAEQNLKATEDLNVKLCKTVEELKMESEELKLNREILAEKILEATKDGCYQKKEIENLREVNETLEAKVGTLCKEIEERRIKEENLSSELQEKSNDFELWEAEAASFYFDLQISAVREVLLENKVHELIKVCDNLENESSAKTTEIEQIKTKVNILESQVGCLEAKLTAYVPVIASLRENVASLEHSAQLKTKLLAVGNHAQKGVKTTSHLHEEIKEDETAEIPDGLLDLQKMQDTIKAVERAMVEEMEKVSTEAVENAMEEEVERLAVQDSLNNHIKAAAESEEIVELRSRGTTPKDKGNTNEKTKSNSMPSDNCNAKKTKAENGILMKDIELDQVSDSSLYGRSRRKNGGADEQMLELWETTEQDCRQDKPIAQNQASEPSQGVTRRHSYRGAEQKFKNPSSKVQVEKELGVDKMEVSFDRLRPQENNRGKILERLVSDAQKLTNLQRSVQDLKKKMEINKRSNKVNYAEFEMVQRQLLEVEEAVVQLGDVNDQLTRDIEEEGPSSLDEKNSVESEEAGHVQRKRVTEQARKGAEKIGQLQFEVQNIQYILLKLEDEHKSKGKTNRFAESKTGVLLRDFIYSSKKTRQRRKKGCFCGCSRPSTRED; encoded by the exons ATGGGAACCTTATTACACTCAGAGTCCAGACGCCTATATTCTTGGTGGTGGGACAGTCACATTAGCCCCAAGAATTCTAAATGGCTTCAAGAAAACCTTACAG ACATGGATGCCAAAGTCAAATCAATGATCAAGCTCATCGAAGAAGATGCAGACTCCTTTGCAAGGAGGGCAGAAATGTACTATAAGAAACGTCCAGAGCTCATGAAGCTGGTTGAGGAGTTTTATCGAGCTTATCGTGCATTAGCAGAGAGGTATGACCATGCAACTGTGGAGCTGCGCCATGCTCATCGAACCATGGCAGAAGCATTTCCCAACCAACTACCTTATGCGCTTGGTGATGAATCACAGTCAGGCTCTTCGGCGGGTCCTGAGTCTGAACCCCATACACCAGAAATGCCACATCCAATTCGTGCTTTACTTGATCCAGATGACTTGCATAAAGATGCATTGGGAGTCTCTTCAACCAACTTATTTACATTGAAAAGCACTGGTGGAAATTTAGAAGACTCTGACTTGGGGATAAGCAAAAGGGGTCTAAAACAGCTGCATGAGATGTTTAATGCAGGAGGAGCAGTGCCAGAAAACCCAAAGGTTGCAGACGGAAGGACGAAAAAAGGTCAAAGTTTATCTGTAGCAGAAGAGAGTGGACAAAATTTCGATAGTGTTTCGCAGATATCAACTGGAAGCCAGAAGCTGAAAAACCAGGTCCTATTCGAGTCTGAACGGGCATCAAAAGCTGAAACTGAGGTTCAAGCTTTAAAGAAAACTTTGGCAAAGGTGCAAGCTGAAAAGGATACTCTCCTTTTTCAATATCAGCAAAATGTAGAGAAGTTATCTAATATGGGTAGAGAACTTAAGCATGCACAAAAAGATGCTGGCCTACTAGATGAACGAGCAAGCAAAGCTGAAATCGAAATCAAAATATTGAAGGAATCCCTTTCAGAACTGGAAGCTGAGAGAGATGCTGGTCTTCTTCAATTCAATCAGTGTTTAGAGAAGATATCTAGCCTAGAGAATCTGTTATCTCAAGCCCAAGAGGAAGGAAAGGGGCAAATTGAACGAGCTCTAAGGGCGGAAGCTGAATGTCAGAATCTTAATCAAGAACTTTGTAGattaaaggctgagaaagaagcTGGGCTTGTTCAGTACAAATATTGTCTTGAGAAAATTTCTATTTTGGAATCTAAACTATCACTTGCGGAGGAAAATGCCAGATTACTTAATGAGCAAATTGAAAGAGCAGAAGCTGAAGTTGAAGCACTAAAGAAAGCTGTTGCTGGGCTGAATGCAGAGAAAGAAGCTGCAGCACTTCAGTACAAGCAGTGCCAGGAGATAATTGCTATGATGGAAGCTGAAATTTCTCAAGCTCAAGTGAATGTGGAACGCCTGAATGATGAAATTTTAATGGGAGCTGCTAGATTGAAAAGTGCTGAAGAACAGTGTGTTCAGTTGGAGAGATCAAACCAAACTCTGCAATCAGAGGCAGATGATTTGTTGCAGAAGATATCTAGGAAAGATCAACAACTTACAGAAAAAAATGATGAATTAAATAAATTTCAGACCCTGATGCAAGAGGAGCACTCAAGGTTTCTACAAGTTGAAGCAACGCTCCAAGCTCTGCAGAAGTTGCATTCTGAATCTCAAGAGGACCAAAGAGCCTTGGCATTGGATCTGAAGAATGGGCTCCAAATGTTGAATGACCTGGAGATGCGCAAACATGGCATGGAAGACGAACTGCAACGAGTTAAAGAAGAAAACAGGAATCTCTCAGAACTCAACCTTTCAAGCAACATATCACAGAAGAATCTACAAGATGAAATTTTTAGCTTGAAGGAGATGAAAGAGAAACTTGAACAGGAGGTTGCGCGAAAGGAGGACCAAAGTGACTCCCTCCAGCAGGAAATTGGGCATTTAAATGGGGAATTAAAGAGCTTGACGAGTAGATACCAAGTAATATTGAAGCAAGTGGATTCAGTTGGTTTAAATCCTGAAACCCTTGAGATATCTGTGAAGGACTTGCAAGAAGAGAACTTGAAGCTGAACGAGATCTGCGAAAGAGATAGAGATGAGAAAGAAGTTCTTTATGAgaagatgaaggatatgggtaaACTTTCAACAGAGAATGCTCTTCTGCAGGGCTCCCTGTCTGGATTGAATCTTGAGTTGGAGGATTTAAGAGAAAAGGTCATGAAATTGCAAGAATCCTCAAACTTCCTCCAGGGAGAAAAATCGACTCTGGTTGCTGAAAAAGCTGCTCTACTGTCACAGTTACAGGTTGTCACTGAAAATATGCAAAGGCTCTTGGAGAGGAACACCTTGCTGGAGAATTCCCTCTCTGGTGCAAATCTggagcttgaagaattgaggctAAAATCGAAGAGCTTAGAAGAGATGTGCCAGATGCTCAACAACGAGAAGTCCAATCTTCTGAATGAAAGAAGCACCCTGGTATCTCAACTGGAAAATGTTGAAAAGAGACTGGGAAAACTGGAGAAGAGGTTTACGAAATTAGAAGAGAAATATTCTGACCTGGAGAAGGATAAAGAATCCAGAGTGAATCAGGTGGAAGAACTCCGCAGTTCCCTTCTTGTAGAAAAGCAAGAACATTCTAGTTATATGCAGTCAACTGAGGCTCGATTGGCGGATTTGCAATATGATGTTCATATCTTACAGGAAGAGAGTAGATTGGGAAAGAAAGAATTTGAAGAAGAACTGGACAGAGCTGTAAATGCCCAGATTGAGATCTTTATTCTGCAGAAATTTATTGAAGATTTGGAGGAAAAGAATTTTTGTCTGCTCATTGAATGTCAGAAGCATGTTGAGGCATCCAAGTTTTCGGATAAACTTATCTCAGAACTGGAGAGTGAAAACCTTGAGCAACAGGTGGAAGCAGAGTTCTTGGTAAGTGAAATTGAAAAGTTGAAATTGGGGATTAAACTGGTGCTTAAGGCTCTCCAAATTGAGCCAGATCATGGACATGAAAAGAAACTTGATCAAGAGCACATATCAGTGCGGTGCATTCTGGATAATATTTGCAACTTAAAAAGTTCTCTTTCAAGAAGCGAGGATGAGGAACTACAATTGCTGGTTGAAACCTCTGTAATTTCAACTTTTCTGCAGCAATGCAGAGATTCTGGTGTGGAGCTGGAATCAGAAAAACAGACCCTTGAGCAGGAGGTTGTGGTTATAAAAGGTCAATGTAACATGTTGCAAAATGATAAGCAAGAGCTTTTAGATATGAACGCGAAGTTGAGGTTGGAAGTGAGCAAGAGAGAGCAGCAGGAGGAAGTATTAAAGGTTGAATTAGAAACTCTGCATGAGAAGATGGAAAATCTTGAAGGAGCTTATCTCAGTTTACAGGAACAAAATTCCACTGTGCTTGAAGAGAATAGATCTTTGCTTAAGAAACTTTTGGACCTTAAGGAGGAAAAGAACTTCCTTGCAGTGGAAAGTGATGTTATTCTTCATGAAGCAATATCTCTCAACACTCTCTCTGTGGTTTTGGAGAGCTTTACGGTTGAGAAAGCCACAGAACTAAAAGAACTTTCTGAGAATCTGAACTCACTCTGTAAGGTTAACTGTGATCTCAAGAAGGAAACTAGAATGCTGAGGCAGAAATTGGAGAATAAAGAAGCAGAAAATGAATATTTAAGTGAGTCGATCGTGATGCTGGGCAAGGAGTTGCATGAAGGTAGAGACTTAAATGATCAACTAAGCCTTCAACTTTTGACTGAAAAGGATTTTCTAGAACAGAAGACAGCAGAGCTCTCAGAAGCAGAACAGAATCTAAAGGCTACTGAGGACTTGAATGTGAAATTATGCAAGACTGTTGAGGAGCTGAAGATGGAATCTGAAGAATTAAAATTGAACAGAGAAATTCTTGCCGAAAAGATTCTTGAAGCAACTAAAGATGGTTGTTATCAGAAAAAGGAAATCGAGAACCTTCGTGAAGTGAATGAAACTTTGGAAGCTAAGGTGGGAACGTTATGTAAAGAAATTGAAGAACGCAGGATCAAAGAAGAAAATTTAAGTTCAGAGTTGCAAGAAAAAAGCAACGATTTTGAACTTTGGGAGGCTGAGGCTGCATCCTTTTATTTTGATCTTCAGATTTCTGCCGTTCGTGAAGTTCTGCTTGAAAATAAGGTACATGAGCTTATTAAAGTTTGTGACAATCTTGAAAATGAAAGTTCTGCCAAAACCACGGAGATTGAACAGATTAAAACCAAAGTTAACATCCTGGAAAGTCAAGTTGGATGTCTGGAGGCCAAGTTGACTGCTTATGTTCCAGTCATAGCTTCTTTGAGAGAGAATGTAGCATCTCTTGAGCACAGTGCTCAGCTCAAAACAAAGCTTCTAGCAGTAGGCAATCACGCACAAAAG GGTGTCAAAACAACGAGTCATCTTCATGAAGAGATCAAAGAAGATGAAACTGCTGAGATCCCAGATGGACTTCTGGATCTGCAAAAAATGCAGGATACTATTAAAGCAGTTGAGAGGGCAATGGTAGAAGAAATGGAAAAGGTTTCAACTGAAGCAGTTGAAAATGCCATGGAAGAGGAAGTAGAAAGACTTGCTGTGCAGGACTCCTTGAACAACCACATCAAGGCCGCAGCTGAAAGTGAAGAGATTGTGGAGCTAAGATCGAGAGGCACAACACCTAAAGATAAAGGCAATACAAATGAAAAGACAAAAAGCAATAGCATGCCATCTGATAACTGCAATGCCAAGAAGACTAAAGCTGAAAATGGTATTTTGATGAAAGACATTGAGCTTGATCAAGTGTCAGATTCTTCATTGTATGGAAGAAGTAGGAGAAAGAATGGTGGGGCTGATGAACAGATGCTTGAATTATGGGAAACTACAGAACAAGACTGCAGACAGGACAAGCCAATCGCACAAAACCAGGCATCTGAACCAAGTCAGGGTGTCACTAGACGCCATTCATATAGAGGAGCAGAGCAGAAATTCAAAAATCCTTCTTCAAAGGTACAGGTTGAGAAGGAGCTTGGCGTTGACAAAATGGAGGTATCTTTTGACAGATTGCGCCCCCAAGAAAATAATAGGGGGAAAATCTTGGAGAGACTTGTTTCCGATGCTCAGAAGTTAACAAATCTACAAAGAAGTGTCCAAGATTTAAAAAAGAAGATGGAGATAAACAAGAGGAGCAACAAAGTCAACTATGCAGAATTCGAAATGGTTCAAAGACAGTTACTGGAAGTCGAGGAGGCTGTTGTGCAGCTAGGTGATGTCAATGATCAGCTGACAAGGGACATTGAAGAAGAGGGTCCCTCGTCTTTGGATGAGAAGAATTCAGTGGAATCAGAAGAGGCCGGACATGTCCAGCGAAAGAGAGTAACCGAACAGGCACGAAAAGGGGCAGAAAAGATTGGGCAGCTGCAGTTTGAGGTACAAAACATCCAGTACATTTTGCTAAAACTAGAGGATGAACACAAGTCCAAAGGGAAGACCAATAGATTTGCTGAAAGTAAAACTGGGGTTCTCCTAAGGGACTTCATTTACAGTAGTAAGAAAACTCGTCAGAGGCGGAAAAAAGGTTGCTTTTGTGGCTGCTCAAGACCGTCAACTCGCGAAGACTGA